The Halichoerus grypus chromosome 15, mHalGry1.hap1.1, whole genome shotgun sequence genome includes a window with the following:
- the LOC118545959 gene encoding protein FAM187B-like: MLAPLWLLSLSLPTLWAQVLIRCSYKSLCQQALVSGNDVVLQCDYPKSLWYFSSILGEDPFLLSSMPNIKKLPGGSLQLTNPQPSQTGLYHCQDSDNALVVEYEIDFQDVNTLHITHKGLGQKPLQNETLSLGGHVLIFTQWEPWQDCNRCGEPGERKRLGYCYVEEPLEKAMPCWLYLRTEKAHSTRLRPELQVEACFVPCEHIKETNQPYFIFDIYQLGKMTNTMWLTCPLASIYR; encoded by the coding sequence ATGTTGGCCCCCCTTTGGCTGCTTAGcctttctctccccactctgTGGGCCCAGGTATTAATCAGGTGTTCCTATAAGAGTCTCTGCCAGCAGGCCCTAGTCTCGGGCAACGATGTTGTTCTGCAGTGTGACTATCCCAAGTCACTCTGGTACTTCTCTTCCATTCTGGGGGAAGATCCCTTCCTGCTCTCCTCAATGCCTAACATAAAGAAACTGCCTGGGGGCAGCCTTCAACTGACCAACCCTCAGCCGTCCCAGACAGGCCTCTATCACTGCCAGGACAGTGACAATGCCCTTGTGGTAGAGTATGAGATTGATTTCCAAGATGTCAACACCCTGCATATTACACACAAAGGCCTGGGCCAAAAGCCCCTGCAGAATGAGACCCTGAGTCTGGGTGGCCATGTACTCATCTTCACCCAGTGGGAGCCCTGGCAGGACTGTAACCGCTGTGGGGAGCCGGGGGAGCGGAAGCGCCTGGGCTACTGCTACGTTGAGGAGCCCCTGGAAAAAGCCATGCCCTGTTGGCTCTATCTGAGAACGGAGAAGGCACACTCCACCCGTCTGCGGCCTGAACTGCAGGTGGAAGCCTGCTTTGTACCCTGCGAGCACATCAAGGAAACCAACCAGCCATACTTCATCTTTGACATTTATCAGTTGGGCAAGATGACCAACACCATGTGGCTTACCTGCCCCTTGGCCTCCATCTACAGGTGA